Proteins from a genomic interval of Phalacrocorax aristotelis chromosome 3, bGulAri2.1, whole genome shotgun sequence:
- the GREB1 gene encoding protein GREB1 isoform X7 → MGHAKMGNSYAGQLKTTRFEEVLHNSIEASLRSNNLVPRPIFSQLYLEAEQQLSSLEAGNRADNEEEEEEEEEEGSESSSPPVSYQMKPPPEGCCTTDGFCQAGKDLRLVSISNEHIEVPSGFLLVGAKSPNLPDHLLVCAVDKRFLPDDNGRNALLGFSGNCVGCGKKGFCYFTEFSNHINLKLTTQPKKQKHLKYYLVRNAQGALTKGSVICWKGAEFRGRQSSSSTCSSTLFQLPESSGLSGSTSSEPLPAANPSAPAGAQQTAAAIDHIPSTAAFSSAAYNGKESPKQQVVKNNLSSLTRPSVLGTLTNSGPPKKRHKGWSPESPSSTETWNLQLNPQVPNRTKNDGGSLSSLPHSALVGPASSPMVGSGEPVSVPDNLLKICKAKPVIFKGHGNFPYLCGNINDVIVSPLLYTCYRNSQSLSRAYEQYGASTIQPISEEMQLLLTVYYLVQLASDQVPLIEDLEQIFMRSWRESHLSEIRQYQQAVPQSFPQVSSQIAPVTSAQLPWLAGLAASSCNDSVHIIECSYSLAEGLSEMFKLLIEGKLIKTNYVVIICASRNRAIDSCIVITGKYQARVLSESMLTPSDYQKEVNYQLVTGKVETLGSFFSTLCPEGDIDLLLEKFYQENQGHIPSSLSASVNKPTALNGTGAAACTSYEIERHQIRPFQLAVAQKLLSHICSIADSSTQNLDLGSFEKIDFLICVPPSEVTYQQTLFHLWHSGILLELGLEKEHLTKQRVEQYVMKLDAEAQIKFKVFLQNSMQNPHTLFVLIHDHAHWDLMSAMHSLYPQTELSTGLVDRLLNCREVKEAPNIVTLHVTSFPYALQTQHTHISPYNEIHWPSSYSNGVDLYHENKKYFGLSEFIESTLSGHSIPLLRYDSSFEAMVMALGKRFPRLHSAVIRTFVLIQHYSAAMMAVCGLSQMKNYTSVETLEITQNLINSSRQCPSGHGLMVVLRIPCTPLAAVAYERLYNVRERLALEDNFEIILGNPNSGITIGKHFVEQLKVWQKIEDVDWRPQTYLELEGLPCILIFSGMDPQGESLPRSLRYCDLRLINSSSLVRTTLEQELGLAAYFVSSEIHTEKAVVNDVLESDPEKLSSTDNEDEEIATEGSTSEKRSPMKRERSHSHDSASSSLSSKASNIAT, encoded by the exons ATGGGCCATGCAAAG atgGGAAATTCTTACGCTGGTCAGCTCAAGACAACACGGTTTGAAGAAGTGTTGCACAATTCTATTGAGGCCTCTCTTCGCTCAAACAACTTAGTTCCCAGGCCAATCTTTTCTCAGTTGTATTTGGAAGCTGAACAGCAGCTGTCATCACTGGAAG CAGGCAACAGAGCAGAtaatgaggaagaagaagaagaggaggaagaagaaggctCAGAATCAAGTAGTCCTCCTGTTTCTTACCAGATGAAGCCTCCCCCAGAAGGATGTTGCACTACTGATG gTTTCTGCCAGGCTGGTAAAGATTTGAGACTGGTCTCAATTTCCAATGAACATATTGAGGTACCATCAGGGTTTTTACTTGTTGGTGCAAAGTCACCAAATTTACCTGATCACCTTTTAGTGTGTGCCGTGGATAAAAGATTCCTGCCAGATGACAATGGGCGCAATGCCCTGTTGG GCTTCTCTGGCAATTGTGTTGGCTGTGGCAAGAAGGGTTTCTGCTACTTTACAGAATTCTCAAATCACATTAATCTTAAACTGACCACTCAGcccaagaaacagaaacacttAAAGTATTATCTGGTCAGGAATGCACAGGGAGCTCTGACCAAAGGATCTGTAATCTGCTGGAAAGGGGCAG AGTTCAGAGGCCGCCAGTCTTCGTCCAGCACCTGCTCAAGCACATTGTTCCAACTGCCGGAAAGTTCGGGCCTCTCGGGAAGCACCTCAAGCGAGCCGCTCCCAGCAGCAAACCCCAGTGCTCCAGCTGGGGCTCAGCAAACAG ctgcaGCCATAGATCACATCCCTTCAACAGCAGCGTTCAGCTCAGCAGCTTATAATGGCAAGGAGTCGCCTAAACAACAGGTGGTGAAAAATAACCTGTCTTCTCTGACAAGACCTTCAGTGTTAG GTACTTTAACAAATTCAGGGCCTCCAAAAAAGCGCCATAAAGGTTGGTCACCAGAATCTCCATCATCTACTGAAACTTGGAACTTGCAGCTCAACCCACAGGTTCCAAACAGAACTAAAAATG ATGGAGGAAGCTTATCATCTTTACCACATTCCGCTTTGGTGGGGCCAGCCTCGTCTCCGATGGTGGGCTCAGGAGAACCGGTCTCAGTTCCTGACAACTTGCTGAAAATCTGTAAAGCAAAgccagttatttttaaag GTCATGGAAACTTCCCATATCTTTGTGGGAACATTAATGATGTGATAGTGAGTCCTTTGTTGTACACCTGTTACAGAAATTCACAGTCTTTATCTAGAGCATATGAACAATATGGTGCCTCCACAATACAGCCTATTTCAGAGGAAATGCAGCTTTTACTGACTGTCTACTACCTTGTTCAACTAG cctcgGACCAGGTCCCTCTGATTGAAGATCTGGAACAAATATTCATGCGTTCATGGCGGGAATCACATCTGTCTGAAATTCGCCAGTACCAACAGGCTGTTCCACAGAGCTTTCCGCAAGTGTCCAGCCAGATCGCACCAGTGACTTcagcccagctgccctggctggcgGGCCTCGCAGCTAGCTCCTGTAATGATAGCGTCCATATCATTGAGTGCAGCTACTCGCTGGCTGAAGGGCTTTCGGAAATGTTTAAGCTGCTTAttgaaggaaaattaataaagacAAACTATGTGGTGATCATATGTGCCAGTAGAAATCGAGCCATTGATTCCTGCATCGTGATAACAG gAAAGTATCAGGCAAGAGTTCTGTCTGAGAGCATGCTCACTCCTTCAGACTACCAAAAAGAAGTTAACTATCAGCTGGTCACAGGGAAAGTGGAAACTCTGGGGTCCTTCTTTAGCACACTCTGCCCAG AGGGTGACATTGATCTTTTGCTGGAGAAATTTTATCAGGAAAACCAAGGGCACATCCCTTCATCGCTTTCAGCTTCAGTGAATAAACCAACAGCACTGAATGGAACAGGAGCAGCTGCGTGTACAA gTTATGAGATTGAACGACATCAGATTCGTCCATTCCAGCTAGCAGTGGCTCAGAAATTGCTGTCTCATATTTGCTCAATTGCTGACTCCAGCACTCAAAATCTTGATTTGGGTTCCTTCGAGAAAATTGATTTCTTGATTTGTGTTCCACCCTCTGAAGTGACTTATCAGCAGACTTTGTTTCATCTCTGGCATTCAG GTATTTTATTAGAACTTGGATTAGAAAAGGAACATCTTACAAAGCAGAGGGTGGAACAGTATGTTATGAAATTAGATGCAGAAGCCCAGATTAAATTCAAAGTCTTTTTACAAAACTCCATGCAGAATCCACATACGCTGTTTGTCCTAATCCATGACCATGCACATTGGGATCTAATGAG TGCTATGCATAGCCTTTACCCTCAAACAGAACTGTCTACAGGACTTGTTGATAGACTGTTGAACTGCAGGGAGGTGAAAGAGGCGCCAAATATTGTGACCCTCCATGTGACTTCCTTCCCCTATGCGCTGCAGACACAACATACTCATATCAGCCCTTACAATGAGATCCACTGGCCTTCTTCATACAGCAAT GGTGTAGATTTGTAccatgaaaacaagaaatactTTGGACTGTCAGAATTCATTGAGTCCACCCTCTCTGGACATAGTATTCCACTGCTTCGGTACGACAGCTCTTTTGAAGCAATGGTCATGGCTTTGGGAAAGAG GTTTCCCAGATTACACAGTGCAGTGATAAGGACCTTTGTCCTCATACAACACTACTCTGCAGCTATGATGGCAGTGTGTGGTCTTTCTCAGATGAAGAATTACACCTCAGTTGAAACTCTGGAAATCACCCAAAACCTAATAAACTCTTCAAGACAATGTCCTAGTGGTCATGGGCTCATGGTAGTGTTGAGAATTCCCTGTACTCCGCTGGCTGCAGTGGCATATGAACGTCTGTACAATGTAAGGGAAAGGCTAGCCCTTGAAGATAACTTCGAAATAATCTTGGGAAATCCTAATTCTGGAATCACAATAGGGAAGCACTTTGTGGAGCAACTAAAG GTCTGGCAGAAAATTGAAGATGTAGACTGGAGGCCACAGACCTATTTGGAATTGGAAGGTTTGCCTTGTATATTGATATTTAGTGGTATGGATCCACAAGGGGAGTCTTTGCCACG
- the GREB1 gene encoding protein GREB1 isoform X8, with amino-acid sequence MGHAKMGNSYAGQLKTTRFEEVLHNSIEASLRSNNLVPRPIFSQLYLEAEQQLSSLEAGNRADNEEEEEEEEEEGSESSSPPVSYQMKPPPEGCCTTDGFCQAGKDLRLVSISNEHIEVPSGFLLVGAKSPNLPDHLLVCAVDKRFLPDDNGRNALLGFSGNCVGCGKKGFCYFTEFSNHINLKLTTQPKKQKHLKYYLVRNAQGALTKGSVICWKGAEFRGRQSSSSTCSSTLFQLPESSGLSGSTSSEPLPAANPSAPAGAQQTAAAIDHIPSTAAFSSAAYNGKESPKQQVVKNNLSSLTRPSVLGTLTNSGPPKKRHKGWSPESPSSTETWNLQLNPQVPNRTKNDGGSLSSLPHSALVGPASSPMVGSGEPVSVPDNLLKICKAKPVIFKGHGNFPYLCGNINDVIVSPLLYTCYRNSQSLSRAYEQYGASTIQPISEEMQLLLTVYYLVQLASDQVPLIEDLEQIFMRSWRESHLSEIRQYQQAVPQSFPQVSSQIAPVTSAQLPWLAGLAASSCNDSVHIIECSYSLAEGLSEMFKLLIEGKLIKTNYVVIICASRNRAIDSCIVITGKYQARVLSESMLTPSDYQKEVNYQLVTGKVETLGSFFSTLCPEGDIDLLLEKFYQENQGHIPSSLSASVNKPTALNGTGAAACTSYEIERHQIRPFQLAVAQKLLSHICSIADSSTQNLDLGSFEKIDFLICVPPSEVTYQQTLFHLWHSGILLELGLEKEHLTKQRVEQYVMKLDAEAQIKFKVFLQNSMQNPHTLFVLIHDHAHWDLMRV; translated from the exons ATGGGCCATGCAAAG atgGGAAATTCTTACGCTGGTCAGCTCAAGACAACACGGTTTGAAGAAGTGTTGCACAATTCTATTGAGGCCTCTCTTCGCTCAAACAACTTAGTTCCCAGGCCAATCTTTTCTCAGTTGTATTTGGAAGCTGAACAGCAGCTGTCATCACTGGAAG CAGGCAACAGAGCAGAtaatgaggaagaagaagaagaggaggaagaagaaggctCAGAATCAAGTAGTCCTCCTGTTTCTTACCAGATGAAGCCTCCCCCAGAAGGATGTTGCACTACTGATG gTTTCTGCCAGGCTGGTAAAGATTTGAGACTGGTCTCAATTTCCAATGAACATATTGAGGTACCATCAGGGTTTTTACTTGTTGGTGCAAAGTCACCAAATTTACCTGATCACCTTTTAGTGTGTGCCGTGGATAAAAGATTCCTGCCAGATGACAATGGGCGCAATGCCCTGTTGG GCTTCTCTGGCAATTGTGTTGGCTGTGGCAAGAAGGGTTTCTGCTACTTTACAGAATTCTCAAATCACATTAATCTTAAACTGACCACTCAGcccaagaaacagaaacacttAAAGTATTATCTGGTCAGGAATGCACAGGGAGCTCTGACCAAAGGATCTGTAATCTGCTGGAAAGGGGCAG AGTTCAGAGGCCGCCAGTCTTCGTCCAGCACCTGCTCAAGCACATTGTTCCAACTGCCGGAAAGTTCGGGCCTCTCGGGAAGCACCTCAAGCGAGCCGCTCCCAGCAGCAAACCCCAGTGCTCCAGCTGGGGCTCAGCAAACAG ctgcaGCCATAGATCACATCCCTTCAACAGCAGCGTTCAGCTCAGCAGCTTATAATGGCAAGGAGTCGCCTAAACAACAGGTGGTGAAAAATAACCTGTCTTCTCTGACAAGACCTTCAGTGTTAG GTACTTTAACAAATTCAGGGCCTCCAAAAAAGCGCCATAAAGGTTGGTCACCAGAATCTCCATCATCTACTGAAACTTGGAACTTGCAGCTCAACCCACAGGTTCCAAACAGAACTAAAAATG ATGGAGGAAGCTTATCATCTTTACCACATTCCGCTTTGGTGGGGCCAGCCTCGTCTCCGATGGTGGGCTCAGGAGAACCGGTCTCAGTTCCTGACAACTTGCTGAAAATCTGTAAAGCAAAgccagttatttttaaag GTCATGGAAACTTCCCATATCTTTGTGGGAACATTAATGATGTGATAGTGAGTCCTTTGTTGTACACCTGTTACAGAAATTCACAGTCTTTATCTAGAGCATATGAACAATATGGTGCCTCCACAATACAGCCTATTTCAGAGGAAATGCAGCTTTTACTGACTGTCTACTACCTTGTTCAACTAG cctcgGACCAGGTCCCTCTGATTGAAGATCTGGAACAAATATTCATGCGTTCATGGCGGGAATCACATCTGTCTGAAATTCGCCAGTACCAACAGGCTGTTCCACAGAGCTTTCCGCAAGTGTCCAGCCAGATCGCACCAGTGACTTcagcccagctgccctggctggcgGGCCTCGCAGCTAGCTCCTGTAATGATAGCGTCCATATCATTGAGTGCAGCTACTCGCTGGCTGAAGGGCTTTCGGAAATGTTTAAGCTGCTTAttgaaggaaaattaataaagacAAACTATGTGGTGATCATATGTGCCAGTAGAAATCGAGCCATTGATTCCTGCATCGTGATAACAG gAAAGTATCAGGCAAGAGTTCTGTCTGAGAGCATGCTCACTCCTTCAGACTACCAAAAAGAAGTTAACTATCAGCTGGTCACAGGGAAAGTGGAAACTCTGGGGTCCTTCTTTAGCACACTCTGCCCAG AGGGTGACATTGATCTTTTGCTGGAGAAATTTTATCAGGAAAACCAAGGGCACATCCCTTCATCGCTTTCAGCTTCAGTGAATAAACCAACAGCACTGAATGGAACAGGAGCAGCTGCGTGTACAA gTTATGAGATTGAACGACATCAGATTCGTCCATTCCAGCTAGCAGTGGCTCAGAAATTGCTGTCTCATATTTGCTCAATTGCTGACTCCAGCACTCAAAATCTTGATTTGGGTTCCTTCGAGAAAATTGATTTCTTGATTTGTGTTCCACCCTCTGAAGTGACTTATCAGCAGACTTTGTTTCATCTCTGGCATTCAG GTATTTTATTAGAACTTGGATTAGAAAAGGAACATCTTACAAAGCAGAGGGTGGAACAGTATGTTATGAAATTAGATGCAGAAGCCCAGATTAAATTCAAAGTCTTTTTACAAAACTCCATGCAGAATCCACATACGCTGTTTGTCCTAATCCATGACCATGCACATTGGGATCTAATGAG GGTGTAG